The proteins below are encoded in one region of Syntrophotalea carbinolica DSM 2380:
- the carA gene encoding glutamine-hydrolyzing carbamoyl-phosphate synthase small subunit yields MKAILALADGRVFTGKAFGARGEVTGEVVFNTSMTGYQEILTDPSYCGEIVTMTYPLIGNYGINPEDVESGRPHLSGFIVKEACPYPSNWRSTTTLDDYLKQNQIVGIQGIDTRALVRHIRDNGAQTGIISSIDLDPESLVEKARKAPSIVGRDLVKEVTCKEPYHWTEGPWDLSEGYQQQTGEPRYKVVAYDFGIKRNILRNLVAIGCDVTVVPATTPAQDVMAMNPDGVFLSNGPGDPEPIQYAQENIRQLLGKMPIFGICLGHQLLALALGGHTYKLKFGHRGGNQPVQRKAEGQVEITSQNHGFAVEGSSIDNTAVLTHINLNDNTIEGLEHCKLPAFSVQYHPEASPGPHDARYLFERFADLMEKNRQSQG; encoded by the coding sequence ATGAAAGCAATTCTAGCCCTGGCCGATGGCAGGGTTTTTACCGGCAAAGCGTTTGGCGCCCGAGGGGAAGTAACCGGAGAGGTAGTTTTCAATACCAGCATGACCGGTTATCAGGAGATTCTGACCGATCCCTCCTACTGTGGCGAGATCGTAACCATGACTTATCCTCTGATTGGCAATTACGGTATTAATCCCGAAGATGTTGAATCCGGCCGACCTCATTTATCCGGATTTATTGTCAAGGAGGCCTGTCCTTACCCCAGCAACTGGCGCAGCACCACAACCCTCGACGACTATCTTAAACAGAACCAGATCGTCGGCATTCAGGGCATCGACACCCGCGCTCTGGTGCGCCATATCCGCGATAACGGTGCCCAAACCGGCATCATTTCATCCATCGATCTCGATCCCGAATCGCTGGTCGAAAAGGCCCGCAAGGCCCCATCTATCGTCGGACGCGACCTGGTGAAGGAAGTGACCTGTAAAGAGCCCTATCATTGGACCGAAGGGCCGTGGGATCTTAGCGAAGGCTACCAGCAACAAACCGGAGAGCCTCGCTATAAAGTCGTGGCTTACGACTTCGGCATCAAGCGAAATATTCTGCGCAACCTGGTGGCGATCGGATGCGATGTCACGGTGGTTCCCGCTACAACCCCCGCACAGGACGTCATGGCGATGAATCCTGACGGCGTGTTTTTGAGCAACGGCCCCGGTGATCCCGAACCGATCCAGTATGCTCAGGAAAACATTCGTCAACTGCTTGGCAAAATGCCCATTTTCGGCATCTGCCTCGGACATCAGCTTTTAGCTCTGGCCCTGGGAGGTCATACCTACAAGTTGAAATTCGGGCATCGCGGCGGCAACCAGCCGGTTCAGCGCAAAGCCGAAGGGCAGGTTGAGATAACTTCTCAAAACCATGGTTTTGCGGTGGAAGGAAGCTCTATCGACAACACGGCGGTACTGACACACATCAATCTTAACGACAACACCATCGAGGGCCTGGAACACTGTAAGCTTCCGGCTTTTTCGGTGCAGTATCATCCCGAGGCATCTCCCGGTCCTCACGATGCACGCTACCTGTTCGAGCGCTTTGCCGACCTTATGGAAAAAAATCGCCAAAGTCAGGGCTGA